In Phlebotomus papatasi isolate M1 chromosome 1, Ppap_2.1, whole genome shotgun sequence, the following proteins share a genomic window:
- the LOC129798548 gene encoding arfaptin-2, with the protein MASHSERSIHEMLKDTPSMNESNSAIHTGTEPRGFRPNHPNSLPLRNASAPATPSPVLSPNGDIMKNGASKIDTIRNWSISTYKCTRQLMMEKLGKSTRTVDSELEAQIEQLRDTQRKYLSVLRLTRAMSSHFHHVVQTQHALAEAFSDLAQKSPELQEEFLYNSETQRNLTKNGEILLSALNFFISSVNTLCNKTIEDTLITIKQYETARIEYDAYRSDLESSKPEATSPGSEDAQKSFMKHKEQYEKLRSDVAVKMQFLDENRIKVMHKQLVLLHNAISAYFSGNAQALEGTLRQFNIKSPNSSKGSWLEQ; encoded by the exons ATGGCTAGTCATTCTGAACGGAGTATCCATGAGATGCTAAAAGACACACCGTCCATGAATGAAAGTAATAGTGCTATTCACACGGGTACTGAACCAAGGGGCTTTCGTCCAAATCATCCCAACAGTCTGCCCCTCCGGAATGCATCGGCTCCCGCCACACCCTCTCCTGTGCTCAGCCCCAATGGGGACATCATGAAGAATGGTGCCTCAAAGATCGACACTATCCGCAATTGGAGCATATCAACGTACAAGTGCACAAGGCAACTGATGATGGAGAAACTGGGCAAGAGCACGAGGACTGTGGACTCAGAGCTGGAGGCCCAGATTGAGCAATTGCGTGACACCCAACGAAAGTATCTGTCCGTACTGAGGCTGACAAGGGCTATGAGTTCGCACTTTCATCACGTTGTGCAGACGCAACATGCCTTGGCTGAGGCGTTTTCGGATCTGGCCCAGAAGAGTCCAGAGCTCCAGGAGGAGTTCCTCTATAACTCAGAAACACAGAGGAATTTGACGAAGAACGGGGAGATTCTACTAAGTGCTCTCAACTTTTTTATATCGTCTGTGAACACGCTGTGCAATAAGACCATTGAAGACACGCTAATTACGATAAAACAGTACGAAACGGCCAG AATTGAATACGATGCCTATCGATCTGACTTGGAAAGTTCCAAGCCAGAAGCGACTAGTCCAGGATCTGAAGACGCTCAGAAGAGCTTCATGAAGCACAAGGAACAGTATGAAAAGTTACGCTCGGATGTAGCTGTTAAAATGCAATTTCTCGATGAGAACAga ATCAAGGTGATGCATAAGCAATTAGTTTTGTTACACAACGCTATTTCTGCTTACTTCTCCGGAAATGCACAGGCTCTCGAAGGGACTCTCAGACAATTTAATATAAAg AGTCCAAACTCGTCAAAGGGATCGTGGCTGGAGCAGTAA
- the LOC129798549 gene encoding diphthamide biosynthesis protein 3: MSVYHDEIEIEDFEYDEAEGIYHYPCPCGDRFEISKEELMAGEETATCPSCSLIVKVIYDPDMFRAEEEEVNLDEKLKNLSLEKN; this comes from the exons ATGAGTGTCTATCACGATGAAATAGAAATTGAGGACTTTGAATATGACGAAGCGGAAGGTATCTATCACTATCCCTGTCCCTGCGGTGATAGATTTGAAATTTCTAAG gAAGAACTCATGGCTGGAGAGGAGACAGCAACATGTCCTAGTTGCTCATTAATTGTTAAAGTTATTTATGATCCT gacatGTTCAGAGCTGAAGAGGAAGAAGTAAATCTGgatgaaaaattgaagaatCTATCACTGGAGAAGAATTGA